gatcactgagctgaagaggaaagacgctgaactgaagcagctctcacacacagaggatcacaaccagtttctacacaactacccctcagtgtcacaactcagtgaacctacagactcatccatcatcaatatccgtcctctcagatactttgaggatgtgacagcagctgtgtcagagctcagagataaactacaggacatcctgagggacaaatggacaaacatctcactagcagtgactgaagtgaaagttttactgtcagaaccagaaccagaaccagagcccaagaccagagctgagttcttaaggtattcacgtgaaatcactctggatccaaacacagcaaacacacagctggtattatctgaggggaacagaaaagtaaaatgtacAAGACAACagcagtcttattctagtcacacagacagattcactgatgagtgtcaggtcctgagtagagagagtctgactggacgttgttactgggaggtggagtggacaGCAGGATGGAGATGGGGAGGAGTTGATGTAGCAGTaacatacaagaatatcagcagagcaggataTGAATCTCTATTTGGacataatgacaaatcttggtctttacGTTGTTACAATGACAGGTGTGAATTTTGGTTCAAAAGCATtaaaactcccgtctcaggtcctgtttcctccagagtcggagtgtacctggatcacagagccggtattctgtccttctacagcgtctctgaaaccatgactctcctccacagagtccagaccacattcactcagcctctctatgctggactttgggTTTATGTTTtatccacagctgagttgtgtaaagtgaaatagacagaagtcatttcagacttcatgtgtcagatgttgtaattcttcatgtttttgtctccatgtttctgagctgctcagagatcagctgacacgCTAATAGGgatattcaacactttattaactttatgtatgtgtcgtttatattatcagtttctttaaatgtgactttttcctgtgtgtttttatccatggaggctctcactgctcatcaccatgtttttaaccttcactgacatttcttcagatgaaatgtgaacttctctttgttctaaatgttagtttcatgtttgtattgatgtatttgtgtctgttgtttcttaaacaaagaaaacagcagaacttccttcatcacagatattttgttctcatcattttgtaaattcataaagaaatgttcaatcaaactgtaatgatcatgataataatcattaatgatgttcttgtacatagctgacattctgggttaaactaactgactgtgtggatgaagtcaatctgaacatgaaatcattgatcacactttactgattggatgtgtcaacaatctgaagcttcaataatcaataaagatgatttttatcaacagtgatcaaagtgttttcttctcattcaaagcttgtggagaaaatgtgaaactacaatgagagtttattaaagttcacataataatactgcagtacttttactgtaatactgcatactacatcactataatactgcagtacttttactgtaatactgcatactacatcactataatactgcagtacttttactgtaatactgcatactacatcactcacaatactgcagtacttttactgtaatactgcatactacatcactataatactgcagtacttttactgtaatactgcatactacatcactcataatactgcagtacttttactgtaatactgcatactacatcactcataatacttcagtacttttacttgtaatactgcatactacatcactataataatgcagtacttttacttgtaatagagtattAGTAcattgcagtattagtacttttactgcagtaaagtatcagagtacttcttccagtactgctgctgacagtttctacagaggatcatgtgactgtcaaaggtcgacatttatcagcagagtttctggatAAGATgaattttggttttatttgcttgtatttcaaacacaaacaacatgattaaaatataaatgtgttgcagtaaagttaaatgttgagcagcttttaactgagactttactgtaaatgaggaaacacagtttgaatccacAGTGCGGCTCCTCGTCCTGATAACCGTCCCTGttctttaaccctttcatgcatgaattatgataacctcagtcaggattgtttttcctttttttctgtttaggCATGAAAACAATTATTTCAACTTATTATAAGAACATATATCAACTGATTTACAACCAACTGCAGATGAAGTGCACTAGTGTCCACTGTGGAGGCTGAAGTGTAACTATGCCACAAAATTCTTTCATACATAAAAAGACAGCTTATGACcactatgcatgaaagggttaaacacaacaagctcaaCTCTGGTGTCACATTTCATTGTTTCCTCCACTCAGAGCTACAGTTggtagatgggtgtaaccaacatgtgacgcaGCACAGAGCTGTGAGGCGGCattcagcagaaacacagaagtttagaaacaggaagtgaagctcagacagCCGTTGCCtttgagagctgaaatggcgcaaaAAGATCAACTGGACCGAGAAACCTTCTcttgttcgatctgtctggatctactgaaggatccggtgactacttcctgtggacacagctactgtatgagctgtattcaATTacactgggatggagaggatcagaggaagatctacagctgccctcagtgcagacaggccttcacaccgaggcctgtcctgaagaaaaacaccatgttagcagctttagtggagcagctgaagaagactggactccaagctgctcctgctgatcactgctatgctggacctgaagatgtggcctgtgatgtctgcactgggaggaagctgaaagccttcaagtcctgtctgcaaTGTCTgatctcttactgtgagaatcacctccagtctcacttTGAATCAACCAAGTTAAAGAAACAccagctggtggagccctcggagaagctccaggagaacatctgctctcgtcatgatgaggtgatgaagatattctgccgtacagataagaagtgtatctgttatctgtgcactatggaggatcataaaggccacaacacagtcccagctgcagcagaaaggactgagaggcagagagagctcgaggtgagtcgactaaacatccagcagagaatccaggacagagagaaagatgtgaagctgcttcaacaggaggtggaggccatCAGTCGCTCTGccgataaagcagtggaggacagtgagaagatcttcactcagctgatccgtctcctccagaaaagaagctctgatgtgaagcagcagatcagatcccagcaggaaactgaagtgagtggagtcaaagagcttcaggagaagctgcagcaggagatcactgagctgaagaggaaagacgctgaactgaagcagctctcacacacagaggatcacaaccagtttctacacaactacccctcagtgtcacaactcagtgaacctacagactcatccagcatcaatatccgtcctctcagatactttgaggatgtgacagcagctgtgtcagagctcagagataaactacaggacatcctgagggacaaatggacaaacatctcactggcagtgactgaagtggacgttttactgccaggaccagaacccaagaccagagctgggtTCTTAagatattcatgtgaaatcactctggatccaaacacagcaaacacagagctgtttttatctaaggggaacagaaaagtaaaatgtacGTTACtacaacagtcttattctagtcacacagacagattcactgattcgtctcaggtcctgagtagagagagtctgactggacgttgttactgggaggtgaagtggagagggaagggagtttatgtagcagtcgcatacaagaatatcagcagagaaGGAACTGAATCTGGATTTGGACGTAATGACAAATCCTGGTCTTTACGTTGTAACGCTAACAGGTATGAtttttggttcaacaacattgAAACTCTCGTCTCAGGTCctcgttcctccagagtcggagtgtacctggatcacagagcaggtattctgtccttctacaacGTCTTtaaaaccatgactctcctccacagagtccagaccacattcactcagcctctctatgctggacttaaTGTTTATGATGGagacacagctgagttgtgtaaaccaaaatagacagaagtcatttcagacttcatgtgtcagatgttgtaattcttcatgtttttgtctccatgtttctgagctgctcagagatcagctgacacgCTAATAGGgatattcaacactttattaactttatgtatgtgtcgtttatattatcagtttctttaaatgtgactttttcctgtgtgtttttatccatggaggctctcactgctcatcaccatgtttttaaccttcactgacatttcttcagatgaaatgtgaacttctctttgttctaaatgttagtttcatgtttgtattgatgtatttgtgtctgttgtttcttaaacagagaaaacagcagaacttccttcatcacacatattttgttctcatcactttgtaaattcataaagaaatgttcaatcaaactgtaatgatcatgataataatcattaatgatgttcttgtacatagctgacattctgggttaaactaactgactgtgtggatgaagtcaatctgaacatgaaatcattgatca
This is a stretch of genomic DNA from Scomber japonicus isolate fScoJap1 chromosome 16, fScoJap1.pri, whole genome shotgun sequence. It encodes these proteins:
- the LOC128375581 gene encoding tripartite motif-containing protein 16-like — translated: MAQKDQLDRETFSCSICLDLLKDPVTTSCGHSYCMSCIQLHWDGEDQRKIYSCPQCRQAFTPRPVLKKNTMLAALVEQLKKTGLQAAPADHCYAGPEDVACDVCTGRKLKAFKSCLQCLISYCENHLQSHFESTKLKKHQLVEPSEKLQENICSRHDEVMKIFCRTDKKCICYLCTMEDHKGHNTVPAAAERTERQRELEVSRLNIQQRIQDREKDVKLLQQEVEAISRSADKAVEDSEKIFTQLIRLLQKRSSDVKQQIRSQQETEVSGVKELQEKLQQEITELKRKDAELKQLSHTEDHNQFLHNYPSVSQLSEPTDSSSINIRPLRYFEDVTAAVSELRDKLQDILRDKWTNISLAVTEVDVLLPGPEPKTRAGFLRYSCEITLDPNTANTELFLSKGNRKVKCTLLQQSYSSHTDRFTDSSQVLSRESLTGRCYWEVKWRGKGVYVAVAYKNISREGTESGFGRNDKSWSLRCNANRYDFWFNNIETLVSGPRSSRVGVYLDHRAGILSFYNVFKTMTLLHRVQTTFTQPLYAGLNVYDGDTAELCKPK
- the LOC128375779 gene encoding tripartite motif-containing protein 16-like; translated protein: MAEKDQLDQETFSCVICLFLLKDPVTTSCGHSYCMSCIKSHWDGEDQRRIYSCPQCRQAFTPRPVLKKNTMLAALVEQLKKTGLQAAPADHCYAGPEDVVCDVCTGRKLKAFKSCLQCLISYCENHLQPHFELTKLKKHKLVEPSEKLQENICSRHYEVMEIFCRTDKKCICYLCTMEDHKGHDTVPAAAERTERQRELKVSRLNIQQRIQHREKDVKLLQQEVEAVSRSADKAVEDSEKIFTQLIRLLQKRSSDVKQQIRSQQETEVSGVKELQEKLQQEITELKRKDAELKQLSHTEDHNQFLHNYPSVSQLSEPTDSSIINIRPLRYFEDVTAAVSELRDKLQDILRDKWTNISLAVTEVKVLLSEPEPEPEPKTRAEFLRYSREITLDPNTANTQLVLSEGNRKVKCTRQQQSYSSHTDRFTDECQVLSRESLTGRCYWEVEWTAGWRWGGVDVAVTYKNISRAGYESLFGHNDKSWSLRCYNDRCEFWFKSIKTPVSGPVSSRVGVYLDHRAGILSFYSVSETMTLLHRVQTTFTQPLYAGLWVYVLSTADCSEIS